A genomic segment from Callithrix jacchus isolate 240 chromosome 8, calJac240_pri, whole genome shotgun sequence encodes:
- the LOC118145005 gene encoding uncharacterized protein LOC118145005, translating to MALPLVGSAAGCGRARWRRARSGRERKARPGFGACSLARWRRGGQGRQLAGRGRAPRRPRSLGPGARRAPLRLQTQHGGGGGGGAGAENKGAPGQANGKTDPRSLRFVPRERRAQAAAAVGGHGRQAEAKNFINS from the coding sequence ATGGCGCTGCCTCTAGTGGGCTCGGCTGCAGGCTGTGGCCGGGCCCGGTGGCGGCGGGCTCGGTCTGGCCGGGAGCGGAAGGCGCGGCCGGGGTTCGGTGCTTGCTCGCTGGCTCGCTGGAGGCGCGGCGGGCAGGGAAGGCAGCTGGCGGGTAGAGGCCGGGCTCCGAGGCGGCCCCGCTCCCTAGGCCCCGGGGCGCGGCGGGCTCCGCTGAGGCTCCAAACCCAacatggcggcggcggcggcggcggcgctggCGCTGAGAACAAGGGGGCCCCGGGACAGGCGAACGGCAAGACGGACCCGCGCTCACTGCGCTTTGTGCCGCGGGAGCGCCGCGCtcaggcggcggcggcggtcgGGGGACATGGCCGGCAGGCGGAGGCTAAGAATTTTATTAACTCTTAG